AtagatacgagtatatatgtatatatttattgcaaatgGAACTAGCAGGAACTAAACTGGATTTGGTTgaatttgattgaatttaattgagtTTGGTTGATTGTACATAAGTTGCATTGAGTTCGACCAACCTGAGCTAGTCATGTATATGTCGATATCTCCACCGCGCTTAATCGGGGGCAAGTACTTGGAGCGATCGGAATCGAATTTCTGTCGCAGAATCAGTTCCATGGTGCGCATGGTCTGCAATGGTAATTCCATTATTTTAAAGGTCCTTGCAATGGCGAAGGATGTGCATGTCCGCTGGCTGCCTGGGCACTCAGTATGAATAAATTATGATAATGGAAGGTGACCTTCATCCGCCAGGCGGAAAACTACTCAAACGGCCCACCACTCACACCAATCGACGACACAGGCAGCCCGCCCGGCCCAAGAAAGACTATTTTTAGTCCCAAATACTTGATACTTATGAAAAAGGAAAGTGAACAGAACGAAACGATACGAAAAAGGGAATATATAGCGAGCCATGCaagtacacacatatgtatatgcattcTGGCgacatatttgtttatttgtgtgtgcagCAGGCATAGGCAAAGGCATATTGCAAAATCGCAAGAATCACAATAGAAGGCTTAGCCACACGCGGCTTGCGAAATCCGCAGACCAACAGCAAACACAGTCGCAATCAGAAAAACGATGCCGGCTAGATAAGGAAAGTTCCACACTGGCGAATAAAACAGCTGCGTTCAATAAGTTATAGCATATTGGCACATGGGCATTCCAAATGATACGGGGAAAAAATAGTTGGTCTAGAAATATGAGAACAGACTTATAATTATGGTAGTGTTCttcataaaaacattattttttcctttttaagcGATGATTTgattaaagtaatttatttataaagcaCAAAGAAGGATTCTAAGGACATTATCTTGGCATCCTATCAAAAAGGTtcattatattaaaattatactTAAAATTGCAATACCTCGAAATAATGTTCTTAGTCTtagttatagttatagttatagAAGCACAGGATAATTTTATCCTTTTTGGCAGCTCTTAAAATTTTCTGGTGCTATTTTGATAGCCGTAGGTGTAGGTTTGTTGTACTTTAATAAGTGATGCAAGAAAATCggaataattaaatcaaaatttataTTCTTCGTtgttttacatacatatgctggttgtatttttaaaaaccttGTGATTTGTGGTATCAACGAACTTCATGTTGACTTAGGTTTGTTTATATGCACATGCATACGTAGAGTAAAAAGTTACGAGAAAGTTCAAGTACCAAATTACACACTTAATACACGAAATAGAGCGTGCTTAAGggtttaaattgaaatcagGTTTCTGTGATAAGACCTGCCTATTCTGGGTGTTTTTTGGGGTTCATAAACCATGCCCCAAAGCGAATCGAATCCACGTGCTTCGTCCAAATgcgaaaatcataaaaacgGGACCGGAACGACGAGTTAACCTAGCAAAGCCCAGCTGAAAATGCTATGATGTGTGTTATGTATGTTATAAAGGTGTTAGATAATAGAAACCAGGGAAAGTGCTGTGATGGGGGCAGCCATCACTTGAGGCCAAGGGCGGACGAACTGACCCTGACCAAGTGCCGGGGATTTCAGCTCTGCGAGTGGTCAGGAACACACAGCAACAGACACACATACCCACCCACCCAGTTGCCCACTTTCCACAtgcacacacccacatccacacccacatgTGTCATTTACCAACAACACTCGCACAGTCCAAGTGCgcggaaaatcaattttaccCGGTGGGCGGAAGACCCTTTCCCAAACTAATCAGCCGCAACACGGAAACTGGGAGGGTAAGTAagatgtgggtggtggtggtggtgctgctgttgggtATTTGGTTGCTTAAACAGCTTTTTCGTTTGAGTTTTCAAGGAATCTACATGGCGGCACTGGGATACGTACGTCGAAGGATATGATGGGCTCCTTGCCGTCGGGCAGGAAGTACTCCACGTTGAGCGTCAGCAGGCCGTGCTGGAAGATGCGGCAGGTAATCACCGTGTCCTTGTTCTCGTGCAGCACCGCAAAGTAGCCGTTTTCCGGCGACTCCATCGAGTAGGCCAGCTCCAGCTGGGGGaacagctgctccagctcgtTACGCAGGATCTTGGCCACCTGGAGGCGCGCCTCCTCGTCGGCCGTTTTGTCCTTGTCCAGCGTGAAATCAAACAGTATGGTCTGGGCCGCCATCGTGCTAAACTTGCGCTAATCCGTTGAACAAAACAGTAGAACCGCGTACCGACCGAAACGAAATACTAGTGATGCGGCTTACGAGCACCGATAGCAAGTCGATTTCGATTACTCGAATTTTAGTGTGGCTGTGTAATGCAGTGAGTTACTAAATATATACTAAAAATATAAGCAAATGTAAAATGAgtttataatcaaaataatattattttatttttactgaaTATTAAAAAGTACTTCGCCTACTTTTTAAATCATTAtatagttttgttttgcaaatggataatttaataattgttaGTTATTTATATCACATTGGGCTTGGCTCTTATTGCtggaaattacatttaaataaataaattgaaatcgTTGAAGATATGTGCGTATTTCCTTATtggattatttttgaaaaatatccTTCGTGTCACGAACCGGACACCAAAACACCCCCGCAGCTATCGATACTTCCTCCCACTTATCGGCAGTTGACTGCCCACTTTTGCCACCCCTAAATCGCAGTTCCCACGGCACGGTCCGCAGTTGCTCCGAGTTTTTGGGTGTAAACAACTTTAGAACTCGGTAAATCAtacaaaaattacataaatcACATAAGTGACAGCTGCGTCTAAGTGCAGTGCGTACAGTGCGGAACATGAAAAGCACACCAATAGCGGAATCAATGCGCACCTGAACCTGAACTTGAATGTCGCATGTgtgccattgttgctgcttttatGCTAGACGTAGGCCAACAACACAAGAACAACAAGGCTGCGCTGGCGGGAACAATGGTCTGCTAATTATAAATCTCTCGATCCCAGAGAATCGAATCAGCAGACGACGGATATTGATATTGTGCTCAGTGCTTGGATGTGTGGGCGCCGCAGCATGCCAATGTTGTTACGTCGTCGCCAAAGACCACCCTTCCTCGACCAACCACCCCCCCAAGACGCCCACAATCCTCCCCTTTTTATATATCGCGGTGGTGTCGCCACAGTTATTACCCAGCATATTGATTTTCTGAATCCTTTCAGCTCTCGCCCCAAGGATCTGCCcacatatgtattttatttgcctgcaGGTGAGCAAGTGTATTATACCCTTGGTATTAACAACCCGCCTAAATGTTTGCCTTCATTAAAATCTTGCAGAGCCGCGCACGCAATCCCCGCCAGTCAGCCCAATTAGCCTGATTTCGTGTACGTCATCGTCGGGccgaaaataatttgcattgcGACCAGCCAGAACGCCGGACCAAAGTCGCATTTGCATTGTGCCCGTTCGTTCGATGACGTCTGGCTTTACTATTCACATGGCCGGCAGCCAGAGGCCATCGCACAATGAGCTCGGTTCGAGAGATCCGGCAGATAGCGCAAATTAACTTGACAAAGGCGGGCATGATAACCACTTAGCACCTTCACCTTAGATGATAGAAACATTTGGTTCGGACTCAAGCCAACATGCAGCACAGCAGCGCGGGAAGTGAGGAGCGGATAACCAGTTCCACCAGCAGCCCCAGATCCGGTCACAAGTCCGCCAGCTCCCTGTTCGGTTTGCTGAGCAAGCGACCTAGTAAAGTGGAGCCACATCCCGTGACCCCCGAATCGCCAAGACTACAACAGAGACCCGTGTCCGCCTGTGGGCAATACGATGTCAGTTTCGCCAAGTGCAATGCGGAGACGTCTGCAAACCATGTTAATAACAATGGCAGTACCCTTAAGAGCCAAACCCTGCCGCTGGAGAAGTCGCACAGCGGGCTGATCAGCTTCCATAGGCGTGCAAAGCCAAGTTCCTCGAAAGGAAAGAACCACTCGTACCGGCACAGTACGGATGCGGGCTCCCAAAGCGATGGAGGAGCCGACGTGGTTATGCGGCGCAAGTCTCCCAAGCACCGCTCACCCAATCACAACAGATTTAGCCACCAGTTCAGTCTGTGCTGCAAGGCGGAAAAGAAACCGATGACGCCGCCGGTGACCGTGCGGTATAACTCCATACCGGATAACAACAGTGTTTTGCGCCGCGATAACCTCTCGCTCAGCTGGAGCATGGTGGACAACAACTCGGGCTCGCTGCACTCCAGCGAGGGATCCACTCGCCGACCGCGTCCGTCCAGCGAGTGTGCCAGTGCCCCAGAATCACCGGTGGCCAGCAAGACCTTTTTTGCCCAGTGCAGTCCAGCGGCGGCCAGCGCTTCGGTTGCACGGAGCGAAAGCCTCCAGAATCGGTCGCCCATTCGACCCATAGCAGTATCAGCCTGCCGTTCCCGACTGCGTTTAAAGCTCTATCCACCTGGGCAACAGCTACCTCCTCTTCAGGCAGCCAACGAACCTGGTGACATTAAAAGAGCCACCACACCACAGCACATGTCCTCGCCCAATATAGCCACGCAGCCGGATGAAATAGAACACATAGAGGAGCAGCCAGGCGTGAGGTTTATGTCGCACGAGAACATGACACTCCAAAGACAGGGTTCGGGATCTAATTTGGCCCGCCAGACTTTAATGGCGGCCCATGCATTGAACCTTATACCGGCGGAAAAGGCTAGGGAACGGAGTTTCCTGGATGGCAGGCTGGGATCAACTTCGCTTTTGGGTCCCAGTGAGCTAAGCCGCGTGCTGCCACAAAAGGAGATAACCGTCTTCGTGGGCACTTGGAATATGAATGGCCACAGTCCACCCAAGtaagtacatatacataatattttgAGATACTAAAACGAAAAGCTTTTGAGTTTAGACCTTGTtaacataatattttttattgcagaCAACTTAATGATTTTGTGCTGCCAGCCAATGTGGAGCACGTTCCCGACATTGTGGTAATGGGCACACAGGAGTCCACCCCCGACCGCTTCGAATGGGAGGTCACCATTCAGGAGACCTTAGGTCCCTCCCACGTGCTCTTCCATGCCACAACTCTGGGTACCCTCCATCTGGCTGTGTATATGCGACGGGACTTGATCTGGTACTGCTCCGTACCCGAGGATGCCTCTATGTCGGTGCGCACGGGCTCCGCCTTTCGAACAAAGGGAGCCGTGGCCATATCCTTTTGCCTGTTTGGCACTTCCATGCTGTTTGTGACCTCGCATTTAACGGCGCACCAGCAAAAGGTGAAAGAGCGTGTGTCGGACGTAAAGCGGATCATCAATGCTCTGGACTTGCCTCGCAATTTGCCCAATCAGCGGCATAAGAACAAAGATGTCACGCAAAACTTTGACAATGTCTTCTGGTGCGGCGATCTTAACTTTCGACTGGGCGAGCCACGTGAGAAGCTGCTGGAGTGGATTCAGAACACCAAGTTTCCGCTGCCGTCACACTTACCGCATGGTTACATGCATACGGATCAGTTGACTTCCGTTCTGGCTGATGGCGCCGCCTTCCGTGGCTTTATGGAGGCAAACATCACGTTTCCACCCACGTACAAGTACGATCCGGGCAGCCAGAACTTCGATACCTCGTCAAAGCAGCGTGCGCCCGCCTACACGGATCGCATTCTCTACAAGTACCGCCAAATGCAGGGACTAGTCATTCGTCGGCAGACCCTTGTGCCCGGTGTTTCCACACCAACGCAGCCACACGTTCAATGTCTGCTCTACGACTCGGTGCCTTCGATAACCACCTCGGATCACAAGCCAGTGTGGGCGCTGTTCCGAACACTCATCCGTGCGGGAACTGATGCGTAGGTACATGGCATTGTTACAATGAAATGCTAATGaactttcctttttttagaaTTCCCTTGGCTGCTGGCCTCTTCAGTCGCGACATTTATCTGGAGGGAATGCGTCGACGCTTGAATAACCAGTATAGCGGCGCCTCGGCCGTTTGTGTGTTACAGTAAACTATTGAGATGCTAACCAAAGCTAGGCTTCCTAGTGGTCGCCCACCCACGTTGAAATCTATTTAGTCATTTACTCGAATCTCAAAGTGCTAGTCAAAGCTTTCCTACGGTTGTGCGACGCCTTTGTACTACCCCGATTAGAATGTTACCCAGTGCGCTGTCGGATGTCGAAGTAACGATATAACCATTAAATACCCTGCAATGCTGCGGTAGATCTTAGGCGCTGCCTTTCGCCTCGAGGCCTTAGTCGTAATACGTTCCTTATGAGATTATTTAATACATACTCGAGCAACAATTCTGTACCTCTACTATGAAGCACAAGCTTAGTCCGTAGTTAAACTAAATCTGATAGTTAAAGTTTAGTcaaatattgaaatgaaatcgaaatatGAATTACTTTGAATGCGTAATGTTAACTAgcagtaaatatattttatgcatCTAACGGAAGAGCTTTATTACTTGTTGAAATACTCAATACTATTTATTgttagttttattatttaattattatttagtttttataagAGTTAttgttgaattatttatagTGAAGTTGATTACCTTTATAATTTGCAACCCAAATGAAGTTTTTAACTTTATTCAAGCAAGCGccaagtttttgtttatttttattaaacgaTTAAACGGTTGAGCTTCCCGTTTGCGTACTTAAATACCAAAATTGCTGGGGGAGGCACTCGACACAAACAATAGCGTATACGCTGTGGGGTCGTTTATTCCCCGAAAATGCGCCAAAAACGAGCGGAACGACCAACACGACCAACTGCTTCCCATCCTCGCGGCACCACCGAATACACCACtcggacacacacacgcaaataTGTTTAACTTTTGACCAATTTCAACTTGAGTTGGTTGCCATCGGACACACTCCGGGGGCAGCAATTTATTGGATGGCCATGGCGATTGGATGGCGCTCGATGGCCATGCTGCAGTCGCACAGCCACTGGCACCGCCACTTGTGCGCCAAACAAGTGGCCTCGCGGTCGCCTACCTCCTACTTCCACTGCTGTACCCACCATCCATGTCCTCCCAATCCCGCCCAGCACATGCACAAGTCCACCCAGAAAAGCTGGTTGCCATTTGTGGTTGCTGCAAATGCGTGTGAGAGTTCGCCCAGCGAGGGCCTATCGTGATGTTTTAAATCCTTAACCGGAAgttgatttaaaaaatgtgattTAAAGTAGgtaaatagtttaaaataattagcGTACAACTTTCATTTCCATTACAAATGAAGAGATACAAATTTGAGATCCTCAGTCGGTCAAATTATTCTTCACAAACGAATTAGATAAAGTTAAGAACGAAgtttattttaagaaataaaCTTGCTATAGttcaaatacttttaaaaacgtaattttaaataatatgtatGTTCGCTTGGTATGAATTTGAAATACTTGACATCTTAAATTGCGTTTCACTTACCATTTGGAATCTATTAATGTTCCATGTTCGGCCCTCGATTATGTGGGCAACCAGCCAAGGGTTCCAACCACTTGTCAAAAGTCCGTTTTCGAAAACGATTTTGAAGAAGTCGCTGATTGAAATGCCCCTGCCATTTACGCTTTGAGTGCCCCCACGGGAGCTCACGGAACTCTTTTGGGGGTCCgggaaatatttgtttaaaaaaaacgagaaacaaTTTGGGATGCAGTTTTTTCCGCTGCGGTCAGCGGATGGCATTGCTGagtgttattgttttttctaCTGACGCTACTGCAACTGCTGTAATTCATAAAGTTTTTGGTGCAATGCATTCACTTTGGTTTTGCCACGGGCATTGGCTGAAATTAGTTTGCGGCGACTTTGcgaaataatattgtaaatgaaaagtgggaaaaaaagGGCTTATgctcatttccgtttccggctgCAGGGCCGGTGCGAGAGTTTAACCACAATATAAGAAATTATATTAGCATTGGAGTCGGGCAACTTGGCGAATATAAAAACTATGCCCCTTCTGGCTGCCTTTATTGCTgcgaaagtgtgtgtgtgtgtgcatgagtgtgtgtgtgtgactggaTGTGCACTGAACATTAATATCCTGTGCGCATTCGTACGTGTTAATATGACTTTATGACTTCATATGTGTCCATATTTTTGTCCTCGCCGCTTCACACTAAAAAGTTTTATTGTTAGTTACGCTGCTGCCGCCATCAAAGCAACCATTTTCATTCACAGCGCAGACCGGAGATGcagaaattattaaaaattttccCTACTCGTATCTCAGGCACTCGTTTGCACCGTCACAGACGGAACTTTTTCATATGTAACTGCGAGATGCCACGGATGCACTACGGAATGATGGGAGGGAGGTGATGGATGGGAGTCCTTTAGGTGCTTTGCGTAGGAAGACAGTgggcaacagtgcgtatgcgtaatactATAGAGGGTGTCTTTGCAACATATGCAGTTACTCTCCTTATTTTCcctgaaatataaaatataatcaattgACTTAATGAACTGTACACatacttaaataattttaaatgaaatatgcaCATTCCTATGATGTAATTTGTGTCCCACTTCCATGCAGCCAGTTGCTCGGCTAAGTTCTGGCTTCACATTAACAAAACCCCATCCTGCAGTCCCCCATTCGGGATAAACCCCCTTTTGGAGTATACCCGGCATTCGGCGAAGCCACTTGAATGCTTATTGTACATTTCAAACAACTCTATTAcgaatatttttcatattttcttcgCAAGTGGGGCACGGAAAAAGTTAACATTAAAAGCGATGGCGCTGCCGAAAAGGCTGCCGGAGTGACTTTTTCCCTccgcaggagcaggaacaggagtGCTCCAAAGGATGGGGGCAGCTGGACTCAAAGCAACCAATTCGCATGCGGCACGTTACATTTTcgcaataaaaaatgaaaaccgcTTTGCATGCATCTGTAGACTGCGAATCGCACTTGCctctgtgagtgtgtgcgcgcgtgtgtgtgtgaggagAAGGGGAAAAGTAATAAATGTACGTGCCAcactaacaacaacagccgGAAAAGCAGAAGGAAAAACTCACACACAACTCGCTGGCAAACGGGAACGTCTCGTGTCAATTTAGCGcgaaaaaatgaggaaaacttCAAATGGTCGAGTCCTTAAATATCCTTTAAAAGAAAAGACGTGCAGAAATAGCTAGATACAACTTTTTATCTAAAAGGTTCATTGAACattaaaaagaagaagaaaaagaaattaataaataaattgataataaacttttctttttcttgagATAAGCTAAAGGGCATTCAAAGATCTTGACcctttttgtatattattattaataacattattattttaatatgaatccATTTTTTCAACAAGTAATACACCTCTTATAAGGACATTGCCGACGATCAGGATGCATGCAAATGCATGGTAACGAATGTGCGTGTTGAGAAATGGGAGTCCTGCTATATGagtaaatgtaataaaaataaactacgATTAAGTTTGACTATTCTGGAGTCCTGCACCATATACTCACCCAACCTTATCACTTGGAGTACCAAGCAAGCCCCAGCAACTGCTTCTATTATGCGAGTGTCCTGGCGTTTCTTTGGGATGTCCTTCCCCCTTAAAAAAAAGGAGTCCTTCCCCcttacaaaaaaagaaaaaaaagagagtgaGCTCGAAGGGCGGAGTCTGCGGCGACGGGTCGCAACTGCTTCGCACGCACCACTCTCGCGTTTGAAGTAGCTTTGGATTGTATAAAAGTATCCATAGCTACcataatttaatgaaaacataATCTGCATTCAgcggaaaaagaagaaaatcgGAGAGCCAACGCCGCAGCCGAAGCCGGAACCCGCGAGTGGAAAGCGCTGCTCAACAAAGGGAATCTCGGCGACAAGGAGATCCTGCAGAAAAATCGTATTAAACGGCGACAGGTCTCCTCAAGGGCTTTTCAGGGGCTTTTGTTGGTCGCCAAATCCCTCTACCCGATGTCAGTCATCTTAATTTTTCGAGTGCAATTGCCTTGCCAATCTTTCAGGGGGCTCTAAAGTGTGGCTCTAATTCGGCAAAATGTGGCTGAAGCTTGGCTAATTTCAATTATGGCTAAAAATATTCTCGCCACAAACAGCAATCCAGTTTTAATGTATTGTAAATATAAgctaatttacatttttgcacTGATGTTGTTGTATCATATGTATATCAGTTAGCAATCTGATTCATGAAACCAATTCAAATACCTCTGGCCATTCGAACCTTATCCACTTGACTGATTTGAGCGCCAGTTCATATATTAGATTTACTACCCGAACCGCGAGGCATTGGCAAGTATCCGGTTGCGTTTTATTTCCATTccgcattttatttaattttttctgcatttttcatGATTTCCCGGCAGCTTGAAAGCGACAAGCGACTTGAGCAGCGACTTGAGTAGCTGGCAGCAAAGTTTCCTAGACAACTCCTTCAGGTTCGCGGATGGTGAGGCGGAGAGAAAGCAAGTCGAGGGACTTCTGGCTAAATATCCTTTAGCCTTTGCAAAATCAGTGAGGCTCGGAGGACCACTTGTGAATACGCTTTGATGCGCGTGGCTTTGTGCGGCAGTGCGACtgatgttttttatttttttccccctGTTCAgtgggtttatttttatttctatggCGGGTATCCACCTACAACCCCCCTGTTTATTTCTTGTGTGTGccttgatatttatttattttgactCGCCGCCCGCTTTTCAAGTATTTCGTGAGTAGCGTAAAATACGCTCgcgaaatgtaataaaaacattttttaccaGCGGCTGCAGCCGAACATCTTACATCTTATTCCTTCCGTATGCTGCAGCCGATTTCTAGTGCCTCAGACTCAAACTCAGACTTCCATGGCTTTGAGCTACTGAGCTCGCAGCTGAGCAGTTGTGAAAGTATCTACaagatatttttaatacatGCTCGCGTAGGTTCTTCACCCACTTAGAACACTCATCCGTACTGTCGGAATCCATTTGATGTTCGCTAGCTTTTTGGCTTTATTGGGCAGCATAATGAAAAACATTCCAGTcatatgcaaaaatatgcgatgcatttttctgtattttttgctgtattttttcGTGATTTTATGTTTGGCCAAATTACGGACGGCTATCAAAATGCTGCAAGTTGAACTTccctttaaaaatgtactcaacatttgcatattaagCGACACCCACTCATTTGCATGCGACTTTTGGGCTTTTAGATTTCGGCTTTTGGGAGTCGGCAACACCTTGCCTCGAAAGTCAATCTTtgtgcagctggagctgctaCACATTCATTGTCTTGAACTACGCCCCTTTGCTGTCTGCGCTTCCTGTCAACTGGTCTTCGTCCTGTTCCTtgtcctgctcctcgtcctgctcctcgtcctgcTGCCAACTCAGATTCAGTTTCCCATTCCGATCCTGCTGATGACTCGCCTGC
This genomic interval from Drosophila teissieri strain GT53w chromosome 3L, Prin_Dtei_1.1, whole genome shotgun sequence contains the following:
- the LOC122616159 gene encoding inositol polyphosphate 5-phosphatase E is translated as MQHSSAGSEERITSSTSSPRSGHKSASSLFGLLSKRPSKVEPHPVTPESPRLQQRPVSACGQYDVSFAKCNAETSANHVNNNGSTLKSQTLPLEKSHSGLISFHRRAKPSSSKGKNHSYRHSTDAGSQSDGGADVVMRRKSPKHRSPNHNRFSHQFSLCCKAEKKPMTPPVTVRYNSIPDNNSVLRRDNLSLSWSMVDNNSGSLHSSEGSTRRPRPSSECASAPESPVASKTFFAQCSPAAASASVARSESLQNRSPIRPIAVSACRSRLRLKLYPPGQQLPPLQAANEPGDIKRATTPQHMSSPNIATQPDEIEHIEEQPGVRFMSHENMTLQRQGSGSNLARQTLMAAHALNLIPAEKARERSFLDGRLGSTSLLGPSELSRVLPQKEITVFVGTWNMNGHSPPKQLNDFVLPANVEHVPDIVVMGTQESTPDRFEWEVTIQETLGPSHVLFHATTLGTLHLAVYMRRDLIWYCSVPEDASMSVRTGSAFRTKGAVAISFCLFGTSMLFVTSHLTAHQQKVKERVSDVKRIINALDLPRNLPNQRHKNKDVTQNFDNVFWCGDLNFRLGEPREKLLEWIQNTKFPLPSHLPHGYMHTDQLTSVLADGAAFRGFMEANITFPPTYKYDPGSQNFDTSSKQRAPAYTDRILYKYRQMQGLVIRRQTLVPGVSTPTQPHVQCLLYDSVPSITTSDHKPVWALFRTLIRAGTDAIPLAAGLFSRDIYLEGMRRRLNNQYSGASAVCVLQ